Genomic window (Magnolia sinica isolate HGM2019 chromosome 10, MsV1, whole genome shotgun sequence):
AAACAACCGACTTGGGCTTTCTTGAATCGAGCCAACTCTAGCATTCGTGCTCATTAATAGAGGCTTTGTTCCCTCTCTCTGCCTTATCTGACATTTCTTTATTGCAGAGAGATATTGGTCTGATGATCTATACCTTCTTTCCCAGAGCCTTTTGGTAGTACTCAAGGTATTCATTCTCCAATTCAGAAAAACTATTCACCACCACACTGTAACATTTTGCATCGacatctatggatctacttaatAACTTTTGTAAATCAAACTTTTGTTTGTTCCCATATAGTAGTTGGGATTTGGGTATCTCAATTCGATGAGGTAAGCTCGGCACATCGACTGGTTCTGACTCAAAGGCAACGTTTTTGTGAGACTTATAATGGTGTGTTTTGTGCAGGCACAAGAGAGAGAAGCAGTACATACCATGGAAAAAGATCCTCAGTATCTCGAACTTGCTGGCTGTTTCGAACATCCATGGGAGTGAAGAGTCTGAAATAATACAGCTCGGGCGCGGTTGTTGTTCTTGAAGATACTGTTCTATTGGCTGTTGTAGCAAATCGACTGCTTTAATGAAATCCATGACCATTTCCAGACTGATGGTGTCCATGTTCTTGCGTCCGTCTGGCAAGCCGGCTTCTTGAGATGGGAAGCAAAATTCGACAAGCTGGATTTGGAGATCGAATTTGATGACGCGGTTTGATACTATTCTTGAATTGAGCTGCATTAAGGGTGGTGGTGATTATGGTAACTAGCATGTCGCGCCTTGCTAACAAGTGGGCCATGTCGAACATTGGGATCAAGCGGCCTTAGGTGCGGAAAggaaggaagatgaaatgaagCTGGTGAGAATCTTAAGAAGCCATGGTGAGTTTTGAGGAGGATACAAGAGAAAGTTGGCTGAATTATAATTGAAGGTGGAGTGACTGGTGCATATATGTAACGCCCAaaaatcgagggttgagcaaaactcaactcctgagatccatcgcatcatttatgcaacataaataatgatgattaaatgttgtccgtattagtgcattaattatgaatgagattacactaaatcagcatatcatacttcagagatgattaaattaagcaagtagaagactgtgatagatatataaagtatataagtggttataaacccccagagtatgatcatgtcaccaggatGAATATATACAGTTTGTTCCAAAACATACAAAATAATAtaatgtaatgtccaactaatttgtatccttgtaatcccgtcgatcagtacatggtccacatagacccgcttgatagctacatataggagaactcctcattgtcgtagaagtcaggctccgcttcgTAAGCCGTATCATTATCTgtaactaaaacagagtctggttggtgttttaaaacatcgtctcagagtgggagtgagtgatcaactcagtggagctataaggcaaaagttaacatgttatcaattcagtcaagcagtaatgataaagcaatataacaagcatttcctaactactctagttaatgcaaggataataTGTGGTAattatgcatgccctcgcctgcactccctcaacgataccatctcacggtcgcacatgttactcccactgtgccttcatcgccaaaacacatgcagtgcggtgtatgcacgtgttagccgagttcttgattagacttattcatatagcagatccaggaagctaaggtacctccctttatatcatttacccaaatgatgatccatctagggtcgttaatcctagtcaatcacatatgataggaaagttatagggcaacatcacccctgatttgaaaagtagtgcataggcaagttcgcgagtttacactcgaggtcactacggaaagatTCGTCACCATcagtgtaggcctattttatactcgaggtcactacggaagggctcgtcaccttagcgtaggccgacagctcgaatacagtgtctcataccactatattcagctcacgagtttgggttgttcactggtcattacggggaggctcgtcaccccagcataggccaacatcTCGACCACAGTAACCCATagcaccatgctcggctcatgagtcttagcgaatcggtactatggttgaaacgggctttacattagtaagtggtaccttagattcaagcagtagtgtccatacaagttaagcatacaataggccaattgggttatttgacaagttcaattggtatgagTGCACGCtgaattagtcgacatggagtgcgtaagcactccacgtggcctaaccactatcgataatcaccgtacgacttggattcattggATGTATCTAAGGTGGCGAGGCTAGTTTGGCCACTCAATCAGGAACAGTTACTGATtacctggactacatagtagtcccaatcatactcaagtGTAATAGATATTCACATGTGAtgatcataacagcatttaacagtaaatacaaatacaataatcatttgagcattttatcaaacacatagaacatgttattatacaaaTGCCATTTCTACATAAaacacgtagtagcaagataggttacatagataaggtaattgagaatcctatctcaacaccctcattaaatacattcaacaagcaatttctcattcagacattttatcaaacacttagactacacatttcaacatacatgtaataaattagttataacatatattatgacaaatcctttcacaaaggagttatcatacgtataacaaacatgaattctagattaatagtcatggcaagcataaatcataattttctattcattcaaacatttcaacaaacacatggaatgcatttagtctacaacctagtttacacatatatgctatatcgaaaacgtcataactaagatcatatagtagtaatcaagtcagacataaatcattagctgacattgaaagccttgaagaccataacttaaacatttatagtctgcacctttcatcagtATGCTCGTTACAAACTCAGTTCGTACCCAACGTCTTTGTTTacagcacaatggctacctaaacattgaaatgggttagctatttcactgatttctctatttggatttctaaaatagattagggtaggatttcttacccaaaaacgaagttggattcgatggtgtagtgacacaggagagatgattcggtacgtggagtgcTGTGGGAGTGAATTTCAACAACGATCTCCTaatctctcactcttctcctcactcttttctcctcttttctctcctctctctcctaaggttagagaaaattcgtatggaataagagaggggtaggtttaaggcattatataggcccagaagtgatgtcaatggccctagggccatggtatacttaggttatagccaaaaggcatctgtttcgggccaacggatctcatctggaggtccattgctcacatacggtctgaagaaagttccttgacagtggatctatgccaggttaaggtttcggtccaatcggattaATGGATCGATCGTGGGGGAcccgtttcagtttaacggtcaccgttaCTTGAtaagggccacaagtaaactgacatgtgtagggaaatttccctgatccatgggtaaagttggGTAAGAAACTGAcgatctaaaaccttaaatttgtcccacaagtgaacggcccaatttacttaagtttgagttcatttttctatgaatattcacatttctcacacactttactcagggctctagttatgcatttttggatactttttaaactcaattcccactatggttgttaagcccattaaggtggtcataacctcaTCATTTcgcagtcatcagactttcgacgcgcggtccaggtccaatactgAGTTACAAtgtactctcgagagcaactgggttttgagactgatcctaggtttctaggtaatattgggttagcgattctaatggttttgggtcttgcagttcgtatagaaagtggtttgaGCTAATTCTCCGatttgtttagtttagtacttaattaatttttgcctaatttctacagaattcgatctttagtgatttctgcctgaggtgatacttaggtctttgtacggatttttctgagacgttacaatataTATAGGAGTTAAGAATCTTCCAGAGTTCACTGCCCATTGATCGGTATTATTATGAGAGTCGAACGAGTTAGCTGGGCACAACTCGGCTCTACTCGACCAGTAACTAACTTCAGCTTGAACTCATCTCGGATCAGTCCTTGAGACTCATTGACTAGCTCGGCTTGGTTCAATTAGCATTTGAACCAGTTCGACCCGAGTTCAAGCCTCTGCATTATTTTCTTAAACACATAGAGTGCaacttcaatttctcacataataCAAAATAGTCACAATGCTTTACAAATATTTCATCGAATACTCGGCAAgccaaaatcaaaatcaagatatgagagtTATCTtataatgtaaaaaataaaaaaaataaaaaaaataagtaatttgtttcgtatccattccttcctcgccactagcCTTTCTCGTGGGGAATGTACCACTACAACAAGGACTTTTACCGGTGCTTTTGAGCGCCGGTAAAAGCCCCAAAAAGCGTCAGCGTTACTTTTCCCGGTGCTTAAATGGGGGTGTTGGCAAAAGTTTTTCCTGCGCTATCAAACTTTTACCGACGTTTGTCTAAGCGCCGACAATTATGTATCCTTTTCCGATGCTCATTTTGACTTTACCAACGCTTATGGTGGGCGCTAGTATTAGCGTCAACAAAAGTCTAACCAACCACCGGTATAAGTATTCCAAAGCAACACTTTTAATCATGGAAAAGCGCCGATAAAAATCTATATAAGCTCCGGTAAAAGTCTTAAGAACAGTTGTATAGATTTGGGAGGCCCCAGCGCAGGccagtaaattatatatatatataattcaattgaaacctgtatttttataatatttaaaacataaaaaatgttggaatacaattaaaactgaatattaaacaaaatttatattacttcacaatatatatatatatatatatatatatatatatatatatatatatatatatatatatatatatatatatatatatatatatatatataacaataaattgaaaatggtcttgaataaataaataaataaaacaaatcctctatgtgatctactcctagcacgagtggtgtcaaaaggctgaagtgcttgtaggcataaatttaggcacaattgattaaaatcctgcacacaaggaaaaaaaaaagagtaaaaaagtagcattaattcaaataaaacaaGCTATAATTTGCATGAATGTCTTTGATAAAAAAAAAGTCATGCACTGAaacaagctggcaaaatggatggacgatacaaataaaacacacacatcaccgGCCACTTATACTGAACTACCAAATCCGAGTCCATAGATAATAgcattaattcaaataaaacaaCGGGCAAGACAGTCCAAAAAACTAGCTATTAGTATAGATAAGGTAGATGTGAATTACCTATGCCCAATTTCCCGAGATATGCCACCTGCATCTTAAAaaacccacatgtgccacataggTTAGTTTTAATCTATGAGTATATATAGGATGTCTACACATGCCAACATGACTAAAtgtacaacaacacatgcttcttcatacaaatgaaaaaaaaattgactaTACATATCAACACTCTTATATACTACATTTATAGCTCCTGAAATCAAGAATTTTCAGTAGAATATGGGTGTTGTTAAGGAAAAGACTAGACTGGCGTGGTAATAGACTCATCTTTGGCAAAGAAATACATTCAACAAGCTGTTTTATGCAATTAAGTGGCGATGTTGTTCAAGAGCCAAAACCCATTGATAAAAGCATTACAAGGATATAGGATGTTGCAAGCAATCATGCTTTAAGTATGTAGCAGAAAAAACAACCTTCAATTATTGTGGTCTTGTTGGAATCTGGCTCGGAACTTATCCTTTTACATAAACCAACAGTAAGTAGGAGGGAAACCCCAAGAATAATAATCTTTGGCCTAGGAATTTCTATTGTATGCTCCATTTttcaaaacttataacccaaaaaaGTATGTAAAACAATACCTCATGGTTGACCACGGGGTCTTCCATTTCCCAGAGATTTTGGGGATTCTTCtatgggaaattgaccgtactcgtttcgaagtttgggcaaattacctcgattactacgacactccatatattccctaaagGGCCTTTTAACAGCTTTTAGAATTTTcttcggatgaaaatgcccctgaccttggttCAGGTCCTGTATGATCCTGGAGTGAAGCATAAGTCACCCGCTGTCTTAACCCCTGAGAAAcggacggatcggctactccccgggACACCGTCTAATGGCTGGTGCTTGgcgctctgtgggctccaccaccaagtacgtgtttcatccatgccgttcatatatttctatggatcattttatggcacgagaCCAAAAACGAGCATGATCCAATAACGACGGGCCtagggggattttaatggtggatatccaataactataatTTCcccacagtgtggtccaccagagagtTCTATCACTCTCTTTTTCCGGtttaagccataaaatgatatttaaaactgGACGAACGGACTGGATGAAGCACGTACATCATACTgaggcccacagaccaccgatcaCCTGCACCGTGAGTTTCGGAAGGGGCCAATGTCACACTTATGTACATTTGAAAGaccctctccttcctcttctcttgtTTTCCTGGAGAAGCTAAGATCTAGGGACCAAACGGCCAGAGAGAGACGTCGTTTCTCCTCGAAGTTTCACTCGTCTGAAACCCTCTTCCACTACGAGGTTAGTATTTTATTCTGTTTCAACTGCGGGTAGGCATTTGCCAAGGTGAAGGAAGGACAGAGTCGAGAAGCCTAGGTACTTTGCTGGTCATACGAAAGGGAGTGTAATGGCgggcacaccttgatcaaacctccaccGTTGGATGGTTAACAACCACGGCATCATGTTTGTGACAGTATTTAGATCGTGGCTGCCACTTGTCACGACTGCGGTTGtgatgttatatggattgtgctCGTTAGGGATATGGCATTGGATACAACAATGACCTAGTGTGAATCATTACCATGATCCAACGTGTaggacaaccacgatccactgtGCTTCATTACCATAAGATTACGACCCAATGTGCTTCATTACCTTAAGATTACGAAGACTACGTCGGTTGAATTcgatttgataattaaagttCTGTACGGTGATACAACTCGAAAGTGCATCACCGCACGGGGAATGACCGATGTAGTGAATCTAAGAGAAATGAAGTGTACGGGCGGTCAGTTTACATGGTGCTTCATAAGACACAATGGGACATTTTAGACAAAGTGAAGGTTTCATGTGAGAATATGAAGCCTCCAGAAACTAGAAGATCTAATGGGAGCGAGAAGATAGGCTAACACCCAGATGCTGGAGATGCAAATGAATAGGTCACAATCGGCGTTGATGCACCTTCATCCCTACTGGCTGAGGATAAGGCCGAGGCTGGTGACGACTAATTTTTTTTGTTGTAATTGGTTGTGATAATGTAACATGAactgtaatatattatataaatatatatacctaTTATTTATTGATCCATCAACTTTGGTACATGTTAACCACTTTCCAATGTATATGCTAACCTcgatccattgtgcatttgaaccacgaccTACATAGGAAAACGGGAACTtaacaatgggtcatggttgtcatgacaaTACGATCATGATTGAAATGTCACACGAGTCGTCTTTCTCATTAGGTGACGGTTGTCAGCGCCGGATCAATATGgacgacaaccacgatccattacagCCATGTCCCTTATCAGCTACAACCAATGATTCACGtataccacgacccatataacacgacaaaaATGACCCACATCATTCTAGTCAGGGTCCATGcatcatgacaatcacgacctataCAACCTCACAACTCTTACCCATATATATATGGGAACTtaacaatgggtcatggttgtcatgacaaTACGATCGTGATTGAAATTTCATACGAGTCGTCTTTCTCATTAGGTCGCGGTTGTCAGCGCCGgatcaatatggatgacaaccacgatccattacagCCATGTCCCTTATCAGCTACAACCAATGATTCACGtataccacgacccatataacacgacaaaaATGACCCACATCATTCCAGTCagggtccatgtatcatgacaatcacgacctataCAACCTCACAACACTTACCCATATACAATGACAGTGGGGACCCATGTATCATAACAAatacgacccaatgtggatgataatca
Coding sequences:
- the LOC131217568 gene encoding UDP-glycosyltransferase 73D1-like; this encodes MQLNSRIVSNRVIKFDLQIQLVEFCFPSQEAGLPDGRKNMDTISLEMVMDFIKAVDLLQQPIEQYLQEQQPRPSCIISDSSLPWMFETASKFEILRIFFHGMYCFSLLCLHKTHHYKSHKNVAFESEPVDVPSLPHRIEIPKSQLLYGNKQKFDLQKLLSRSIDVDAKCYSVVVNSFSELENEYLEYYQKALGKKV